A portion of the Streptomyces sp. YPW6 genome contains these proteins:
- a CDS encoding sugar ABC transporter ATP-binding protein, with protein MAPEPPLLTMSGITKLFPGVRALDGVDLEVQAGEVHCLLGQNGAGKSTLIKVLAGAHQPDGGEITWHGEKVQLKSPIAAMRRGIATIYQELDLVEDLSVAENVFLGHEPTSAGFIVRTGEGRAAAKALLARLGHPEIDPARHVGDLSAAQQQIVSMARALSHEVRLIVMDEPSAALDPDEVDNLFRIVESLTADGVAVVYISHRLEEIRRIGDRVTVIKDGRTVAVGLPAADTPTRDIVAMMTGRDVAYVFPPRPEEPPATGAEPVLRVQGLSRTGEFAPVDLDLRPGEIVGLAGLVGSGRSEILETIYGARRATTGTVTVAGKRLRPGSVRAAVAAGIGLAPEERKAQALLMTESVTRNVSVSSLSRFARIGWIDRGGERKAARSATRELQMRPDNPDAAVRTLSGGNQQKAVLARWLLRGCRVLLLDEPTRGVDVGARAELYAVIRRLADEGLAVLLVSSEVPEVLGLADRVLVLREGEVVHTAAARELDEHRVLDLVMEGSPTP; from the coding sequence ATGGCACCGGAACCACCCCTGCTCACCATGTCCGGCATCACCAAGCTCTTCCCGGGCGTCCGCGCCCTGGACGGCGTCGACCTGGAGGTCCAGGCCGGCGAGGTCCACTGCCTCCTCGGCCAGAACGGTGCGGGCAAGTCCACCCTCATCAAGGTGCTCGCCGGAGCCCACCAGCCCGACGGCGGCGAGATCACCTGGCACGGCGAGAAGGTCCAGCTCAAGTCTCCGATCGCCGCCATGCGCCGGGGCATCGCCACCATCTACCAGGAACTCGATCTGGTGGAGGACCTGTCGGTCGCCGAGAACGTCTTCCTCGGCCACGAGCCGACCAGCGCCGGCTTCATCGTCCGTACGGGCGAGGGGCGCGCCGCCGCCAAGGCGCTGCTGGCCCGCCTCGGACACCCGGAGATCGACCCCGCCCGGCACGTCGGCGACCTCTCCGCCGCCCAGCAGCAGATCGTCTCCATGGCGCGGGCCCTCTCCCACGAGGTCCGCCTCATCGTGATGGACGAGCCCTCCGCCGCCCTCGACCCCGACGAGGTCGACAACCTCTTCCGCATCGTCGAGAGCCTCACCGCCGACGGGGTGGCCGTCGTCTACATCTCGCACCGCCTCGAGGAGATCCGCCGCATCGGCGACCGGGTCACCGTCATCAAGGACGGCCGGACCGTGGCCGTCGGGCTGCCCGCGGCGGACACCCCCACCCGCGACATCGTTGCCATGATGACCGGCCGCGACGTCGCCTATGTCTTCCCACCCCGCCCCGAGGAACCGCCCGCCACCGGCGCGGAGCCCGTGCTCCGGGTCCAGGGCCTCTCCCGCACGGGCGAGTTCGCCCCCGTCGACCTCGACCTGCGGCCCGGCGAGATCGTCGGACTCGCCGGACTCGTCGGCTCGGGCCGCTCGGAGATCCTGGAGACGATCTACGGGGCCCGCAGGGCGACCACCGGAACCGTCACCGTCGCGGGCAAGCGGCTCCGCCCCGGCAGCGTCCGCGCCGCCGTCGCTGCCGGGATCGGTCTCGCCCCCGAGGAGCGCAAGGCGCAGGCCCTGCTGATGACCGAGTCGGTCACCCGTAACGTCTCCGTCTCCTCCCTCTCCCGCTTCGCCCGGATCGGCTGGATCGACCGGGGCGGGGAGCGGAAGGCCGCCCGGAGCGCCACCCGGGAACTGCAGATGCGCCCCGACAACCCGGACGCCGCCGTCCGCACCCTCTCCGGCGGCAACCAGCAGAAGGCCGTCCTCGCCCGCTGGCTGCTGCGCGGCTGCCGGGTCCTGCTGCTGGACGAACCCACCCGTGGCGTCGACGTCGGTGCCCGCGCCGAGCTCTACGCCGTGATCCGCCGACTGGCCGACGAAGGCCTCGCCGTCCTGCTCGTCTCCAGCGAAGTGCCCGAAGTCCTGGGCCTCGCCGACCGGGTGCTGGTCCTCCGCGAGGGCGAAGTGGTCCACACGGCCGCCGCCCGGGAGCTCGACGAGCACCGCGTACTCGACCTCGTGATGGAAGGGAGCCCGACGCCATGA
- a CDS encoding ROK family transcriptional regulator produces MTARPANTHQARLLRLLRDGGPNSRAQLGDQVDLSRSKLAVEVDRLLETGLVVADGLAASRGGRRSHNIRLAPELRFLGVDIGATSVDVAVTNAELEVLGHLNHPMDVREGPVAVFEQVLSLAAKLRASGLAEGFDGAGIGVPGPVRFPEGVPVAPPIMPGWDGFPVREALSQELGCPVMADNDVNLMAMGEQHAGVARSVGDFLCVKIGTGIGCGIVVGGKVYRGTTGSAGDIGHIQVDPDGRPCACGNKGCLEAHFSGAALARDAEDAAREGRSPELAARLEAAGRITAADVAAAAAAGDAAALDLIREGGNRLGQVIASLVSFFNPGLVVIGGGVTGLGHNLLASVRTQVYKQSLPLATGNLPIVLGELGPAAGVIGAARLISDHLFSPA; encoded by the coding sequence ATGACGGCACGACCCGCGAACACGCATCAGGCACGGCTGCTCCGGCTGTTGCGTGACGGGGGGCCCAACTCCCGGGCTCAGCTGGGTGATCAGGTCGACCTGTCGCGCTCGAAGCTGGCCGTCGAGGTGGACCGGCTCCTGGAGACCGGCCTGGTCGTGGCCGACGGACTCGCCGCATCGCGTGGCGGGCGCCGCTCGCACAACATCCGGCTCGCCCCCGAGCTGCGCTTCCTCGGCGTCGACATCGGCGCCACCTCGGTCGACGTGGCCGTCACCAACGCGGAGCTGGAGGTACTGGGACACCTCAACCATCCGATGGACGTCCGCGAAGGGCCCGTCGCCGTCTTCGAGCAGGTCCTGTCGCTGGCCGCCAAACTGCGGGCCTCCGGGCTCGCCGAAGGTTTCGACGGCGCGGGCATCGGAGTTCCCGGCCCCGTCCGGTTCCCCGAGGGCGTGCCGGTCGCGCCGCCGATCATGCCCGGCTGGGACGGCTTCCCGGTCCGCGAGGCGCTGAGCCAGGAGCTGGGCTGCCCCGTCATGGCCGACAACGACGTGAACCTCATGGCGATGGGGGAGCAGCACGCGGGCGTGGCCCGCTCCGTGGGCGACTTCCTGTGCGTGAAGATCGGTACGGGTATCGGCTGCGGCATCGTCGTCGGCGGCAAGGTCTACCGCGGGACGACCGGCAGCGCCGGGGACATCGGGCACATCCAGGTCGACCCCGACGGCCGGCCCTGCGCCTGCGGGAACAAGGGCTGCCTGGAAGCCCACTTCAGCGGCGCGGCCCTCGCCCGCGACGCGGAGGACGCCGCCCGGGAGGGCCGCTCACCCGAGCTCGCCGCGCGGCTGGAGGCGGCGGGCCGCATCACCGCGGCCGACGTGGCGGCGGCCGCCGCTGCGGGGGACGCCGCGGCCCTCGACCTCATCCGCGAAGGCGGCAACCGGCTCGGCCAGGTGATCGCGAGCCTGGTCAGCTTCTTCAATCCCGGTCTGGTGGTGATCGGCGGCGGGGTCACCGGCCTCGGTCACAACCTCCTCGCCAGTGTCCGCACCCAGGTCTACAAGCAGTCCCTGCCCCTGGCCACCGGCAATCTCCCCATCGTGCTGGGCGAGTTGGGGCCCGCCGCCGGAGTGATCGGCGCGGCCCGGCTCATCAGCGACCACCTCTTCTCCCCGGCCTGA
- a CDS encoding beta-ketoacyl-ACP synthase III — MTGSRVVALGHYQPAKVLTNDDLAAMVDTSDEWITSRVGIKTRHVGGPDEPVDEMAAHAGAKALAAAGLAPSDIDLVLVATSTAIDRSPSMAARVAARLGMGSPAVMDINVVCSGFTHALATADHAIRAGAATRALVVGADKMADIADWTDRSTCVLLGDGAGAAVVTADPAAPDAPGGPGIGPVLWGSVPEMGNAVRIEGTPPRFAQEGQSVYRWATTQLPPIARRVCEKAGIAPEDLGAVVLHQANLRIIEPVARRIGAVNAVIARDVVDSGNTSAASIPMALSKLVERGEVDSGAPVLLFGFGGNLSYAGQVIRCP; from the coding sequence ATGACCGGCTCACGTGTCGTGGCGCTCGGCCACTACCAGCCCGCCAAGGTGCTCACCAACGACGATCTCGCGGCGATGGTCGACACCAGCGACGAGTGGATCACCAGCCGGGTCGGCATCAAGACCCGCCACGTGGGCGGACCCGACGAGCCGGTGGACGAGATGGCGGCGCACGCGGGGGCCAAGGCGCTGGCCGCGGCCGGTCTCGCGCCCTCGGACATCGATCTCGTCCTCGTCGCCACCTCCACCGCGATCGACCGGTCCCCGAGCATGGCGGCCCGGGTCGCGGCCCGCCTCGGCATGGGCTCGCCCGCCGTCATGGACATCAACGTCGTGTGCTCCGGCTTCACCCACGCGCTGGCCACCGCCGACCACGCGATCCGGGCCGGCGCGGCGACCCGGGCGCTGGTCGTCGGCGCCGACAAGATGGCCGACATCGCGGACTGGACCGACCGCTCCACCTGCGTCCTGCTCGGCGACGGTGCGGGAGCCGCGGTGGTCACCGCGGACCCGGCCGCCCCCGACGCCCCGGGCGGACCCGGCATCGGACCGGTGCTGTGGGGGTCCGTACCGGAGATGGGCAACGCCGTGCGGATCGAGGGCACGCCGCCGCGTTTCGCGCAGGAGGGGCAGTCCGTCTACCGCTGGGCCACCACCCAGCTCCCCCCGATCGCCCGCCGGGTCTGCGAGAAGGCGGGCATCGCGCCGGAGGACCTGGGCGCGGTCGTCCTGCACCAGGCGAACCTGCGGATCATCGAGCCGGTCGCCCGCAGGATCGGCGCGGTCAACGCCGTCATCGCGCGGGACGTCGTGGACTCCGGCAACACCTCCGCCGCCTCCATCCCGATGGCCCTGTCCAAGCTGGTCGAGCGCGGCGAGGTCGACTCCGGTGCGCCCGTCCTGCTCTTCGGATTCGGCGGGAACCTCTCCTATGCGGGCCAGGTCATCCGCTGCCCCTGA
- the fdhD gene encoding formate dehydrogenase accessory sulfurtransferase FdhD: protein MGRVTERRRTLRIRDGAVSSRPDTLVAEEPLEIRLNGKPLAITMRTPGDDFALAAGFLVSEGVIAEANEVQSIVYCAGATADGVNTYNVVDVKLAPGVPVPDITLERNVYTTSSCGLCGKASLDAVRTTARHPVADAPPVRITPGLLSALPDRLRASQQVFDRTGGLHAAALFSEEGELLDVREDVGRHNAVDKLVGRALTDGRLPLSRALLLVSGRASFELAQKAVMAGIPVLAAVSAPSSLAVDLAAESGLTLVGFLRGPSMNVYAGEHRIALETAAPQR, encoded by the coding sequence ATGGGACGGGTCACCGAACGCCGCCGCACCCTCCGCATCCGGGACGGTGCCGTCTCCTCCCGTCCGGACACCCTGGTGGCGGAAGAGCCCCTGGAGATCCGGCTGAACGGCAAGCCGCTGGCGATCACCATGCGGACGCCCGGCGACGACTTCGCGCTGGCCGCGGGCTTTCTGGTCAGCGAGGGGGTGATCGCCGAGGCGAACGAGGTCCAGTCGATCGTCTACTGCGCCGGGGCGACGGCGGACGGCGTGAACACCTACAACGTGGTCGACGTGAAGCTCGCGCCCGGGGTTCCGGTCCCCGACATCACGCTGGAGCGCAACGTCTACACGACCTCCTCGTGCGGTCTGTGCGGCAAGGCCAGCCTGGACGCGGTACGCACCACGGCCCGGCACCCGGTGGCCGACGCTCCCCCGGTACGGATCACGCCGGGGCTGCTGTCCGCCCTCCCGGACCGGTTGCGGGCCTCGCAGCAGGTGTTCGACCGGACGGGTGGCCTGCACGCCGCCGCCCTGTTCTCCGAGGAGGGCGAGCTGCTGGACGTACGGGAGGACGTCGGCCGGCACAACGCCGTCGACAAGCTGGTGGGCCGGGCGCTCACGGACGGGCGGCTGCCTCTGTCGCGGGCGCTCCTGCTGGTGTCGGGGCGGGCCTCGTTCGAGCTGGCGCAGAAGGCCGTGATGGCGGGAATCCCGGTGCTCGCGGCGGTCTCGGCGCCGTCGTCGCTGGCCGTGGACCTGGCGGCGGAGAGCGGACTGACGCTCGTCGGCTTCCTGCGCGGGCCGTCGATGAACGTGTACGCCGGTGAGCACCGGATCGCGCTGGAGACGGCCGCCCCTCAGCGCTGA
- a CDS encoding DNA-binding protein: MSDQDGATADDFPRGAGNPARRALRAAGHTRLAQLTTVTAAEVLALHGVGPKAIGVLREALAAEGLAFAGE; this comes from the coding sequence ATGAGCGACCAGGACGGGGCGACGGCCGACGACTTTCCGCGCGGGGCGGGCAACCCGGCCCGCAGGGCTCTGCGCGCGGCGGGCCACACCCGCCTCGCGCAGCTCACCACCGTGACCGCCGCCGAGGTGCTGGCCCTCCACGGGGTCGGCCCGAAGGCGATCGGGGTGCTCCGTGAGGCGCTGGCCGCCGAGGGTCTGGCCTTCGCGGGGGAGTGA
- a CDS encoding bile acid:sodium symporter family protein, with the protein MSRRIPRLPSWLPFDAYLLALAATVALAALLPTRGTAADVAGGASTGAVALLFLLYGARLSTAEVLDGLTHWRLHLTVLVCTFVVFPLLGLASVPLVPYVLTPELQAGFLFLCLVPSTIQSSIAFTSIARGNVPAAICAGSFSSLAGILVTPLLAALLLGSTGGGFSAGSLLTIVFQLLVPFLAGQLLRRWVGGFLARHQKVLGLVDRAAILLVVHTAFSEGTVAGVWHQVTPVRLAALLAAEAVLLALMLTLSWYGARRLGFGRADRIAIQFAGSKKSLAAGLPMASVIFGAHASLAVLPLMLFHQMQLMVCAVIAKRRSRDPGEPPFREDPAAAAAPGPLSDPAVTVGR; encoded by the coding sequence ATGTCCCGCCGTATCCCGCGTCTGCCGTCCTGGCTGCCGTTCGACGCCTATCTGCTGGCGCTGGCCGCCACCGTGGCCCTCGCGGCGCTGCTGCCCACCCGGGGCACCGCCGCCGACGTGGCGGGCGGGGCCTCCACCGGCGCCGTCGCCCTGCTGTTCCTCCTCTACGGGGCGCGGCTCTCCACGGCCGAGGTGCTCGACGGGCTGACGCACTGGCGTCTCCACCTCACCGTCCTGGTGTGCACCTTCGTCGTCTTCCCGCTGCTGGGGCTGGCGAGCGTCCCCCTGGTGCCGTACGTGCTGACGCCCGAGCTCCAGGCGGGCTTCCTCTTCCTGTGCCTGGTTCCCTCCACGATCCAGTCCTCCATCGCCTTCACCTCGATCGCCCGGGGCAACGTGCCCGCCGCGATCTGCGCCGGGTCCTTCTCCAGCCTCGCCGGGATCCTGGTGACCCCGCTGCTCGCCGCCCTGCTCCTCGGGTCCACCGGGGGCGGGTTCTCCGCGGGTTCCCTGCTGACGATCGTGTTCCAGTTGCTCGTCCCGTTCCTCGCCGGACAGCTCCTGCGCCGCTGGGTCGGCGGATTCCTGGCCCGGCACCAGAAGGTGCTCGGCCTGGTCGACCGGGCGGCGATCCTGCTCGTCGTCCACACCGCGTTCAGCGAGGGGACGGTCGCCGGTGTCTGGCACCAGGTCACCCCCGTGCGGCTCGCCGCCCTGCTCGCCGCCGAGGCGGTCCTGCTGGCGCTGATGCTCACGCTGAGCTGGTACGGAGCGCGGAGGCTCGGGTTCGGCCGGGCGGACCGGATCGCCATCCAGTTCGCCGGGTCCAAGAAGAGCCTGGCGGCCGGGCTGCCGATGGCGAGCGTGATCTTCGGCGCGCACGCGAGCCTCGCCGTGCTGCCGCTGATGCTGTTCCACCAGATGCAGCTGATGGTCTGCGCGGTGATCGCCAAGCGCCGCTCGCGCGATCCCGGGGAGCCGCCGTTCCGAGAGGACCCGGCAGCAGCCGCCGCCCCCGGCCCACTGTCCGACCCAGCCGTTACGGTGGGCCGGTAG
- a CDS encoding LysR substrate-binding domain-containing protein, translating into MTAQRTDATYDPAQLRTFLTVAQTLSFTQAARRLGVRQSTVSQHVRRLEEAAGRQLFARDTHRVDLTEDGEAMLGFARTILSAHERAAAFFAGTRLRGRLRFGASEDFVLTRLPEILESFRRDHPEVELQLTVELSGTLHRQLAAGRLDLVLAKRRTGDTHGELMWRDSLDWIGAPQLRLDPEGPVPLVVFPPPAITRARALEVLEEHGRAWRTACTSTSLSGLVAAARAGLGVMAHSRGMIPPGLVPVAARAGLPELGGVDFVLLHGNRRNAAQAAADALASAILAGGDRLHRGTGGAEGP; encoded by the coding sequence ATGACAGCGCAGCGGACGGACGCCACGTACGACCCCGCCCAGCTGCGCACCTTCCTCACCGTCGCCCAGACGCTGAGTTTCACGCAGGCCGCGCGCCGGCTCGGGGTCCGCCAGTCCACGGTCAGCCAGCACGTGCGGCGGCTGGAGGAGGCGGCCGGGCGGCAGCTGTTCGCCCGGGACACCCATCGCGTCGATCTCACGGAGGACGGCGAGGCGATGCTCGGATTCGCCCGGACCATCCTGTCGGCCCACGAACGGGCGGCGGCGTTCTTCGCGGGCACCCGGCTGCGCGGGCGGCTGCGGTTCGGGGCCTCCGAGGACTTCGTGCTGACCCGGCTTCCCGAGATCCTGGAGTCCTTCCGCCGCGACCATCCGGAGGTCGAGCTCCAGCTGACCGTGGAGCTGTCCGGGACGCTGCACCGGCAGCTCGCCGCGGGCCGGCTGGATCTGGTGCTGGCCAAGCGGCGGACCGGTGACACCCACGGCGAACTGATGTGGCGGGACTCCCTGGACTGGATCGGCGCGCCGCAGCTGCGCCTCGATCCGGAGGGCCCGGTGCCGCTGGTCGTCTTTCCGCCACCGGCCATCACCCGGGCCCGCGCCCTGGAGGTGCTGGAGGAGCACGGGCGGGCCTGGCGGACCGCCTGTACGAGTACGAGTCTGAGCGGCCTGGTCGCGGCGGCCCGGGCGGGCCTGGGGGTGATGGCGCACTCCCGGGGCATGATCCCGCCGGGTCTGGTGCCGGTTGCGGCCAGGGCGGGGCTGCCGGAGCTCGGCGGGGTCGACTTCGTCCTGCTGCACGGGAACCGGCGGAATGCGGCCCAGGCGGCGGCGGACGCCCTGGCCTCGGCGATCCTGGCGGGCGGCGACCGGCTGCACCGCGGAACGGGCGGCGCGGAGGGGCCGTAG
- a CDS encoding long-chain fatty acid--CoA ligase encodes MAAPPQVGGLADAVFDHAEDDPHRVALGRKDAGGQWRDVTSGDFRDQVMALAKGLIAHGVRFGDRVALMSRTRYEWTLFDFALWTVGAQSVPIYPTSSAEQVLWMLHDAEVVAVMVEHEDHAMTVGSVIDRLPHLKRLWQLDAGALDELLGAGVGIDDDVVQRHRRAVTPDSVATVIYTSGTTGRPKGCVITHASFMFESDTMAGRWEPVFRSRPDDEAATLLFLPLAHVFGRMVEIAAIRGRVKLGHQPELSASALMPDLMTFRPTFILAVPYIFEKVFNGARRRAETEGRAGPFDKAVDIAVKYAEAVELKSFGAGPGPSAALRMQHQFFDKVVYKKVRDAMGGRVRHAMSGGSGMDRRLGLFFAGAGVTVFEGYGLTESTAAATANPPERTRYGTVGQPIPGTSVHIADDGEVWVCGPNLFSGYLGNPEATRAVLRDGWLATGDLGSLDEDGYLTITGRKKEILVTSGGKSVSPAGLEERVRAHPLVAQCIVVGNDRPYIAALVTVDQESVDHWLSMQGRAPLGPAELVRDPDLEMEVRRAVVAANTAVSQAESIRTFRILAHPFTEDVGLLTPSLKLKRKAIETAYAVEVDALYH; translated from the coding sequence ATGGCGGCGCCGCCTCAGGTCGGCGGTCTGGCCGATGCGGTCTTCGACCACGCGGAGGATGATCCGCACCGCGTCGCGCTCGGTCGCAAGGACGCCGGGGGCCAGTGGCGCGATGTGACCTCCGGGGACTTCCGCGATCAGGTGATGGCCCTGGCCAAAGGGCTGATCGCGCACGGGGTGCGGTTCGGCGACCGGGTCGCGCTGATGTCCCGTACGCGGTACGAGTGGACGCTCTTCGACTTCGCGCTCTGGACCGTCGGCGCCCAGTCGGTGCCCATCTACCCGACCTCCTCCGCCGAGCAGGTCCTGTGGATGCTGCACGACGCCGAGGTGGTGGCGGTGATGGTCGAGCACGAGGACCACGCGATGACGGTCGGCTCGGTGATCGACCGGCTGCCGCATCTGAAGCGGCTGTGGCAACTGGACGCCGGAGCGCTCGACGAACTACTCGGGGCGGGCGTGGGCATCGACGACGACGTGGTGCAGCGGCACCGCCGCGCGGTGACCCCCGACTCCGTGGCGACCGTCATCTACACCTCGGGCACGACGGGCCGCCCCAAGGGGTGTGTGATCACCCACGCGAGCTTCATGTTCGAGAGCGACACGATGGCCGGCCGCTGGGAGCCGGTGTTCCGCTCCAGGCCGGACGACGAGGCGGCCACCCTCCTCTTCCTGCCGCTGGCGCATGTCTTCGGGCGGATGGTGGAGATCGCCGCGATCCGTGGCCGGGTCAAGCTCGGCCATCAGCCGGAGCTGTCCGCGAGCGCGCTGATGCCGGACCTGATGACCTTCCGGCCGACGTTCATCCTGGCGGTGCCGTACATCTTCGAGAAGGTGTTCAACGGGGCCCGGCGCAGGGCCGAGACGGAGGGCAGGGCCGGGCCGTTCGACAAGGCCGTCGACATCGCGGTGAAGTACGCCGAGGCCGTGGAGCTCAAGTCGTTCGGGGCCGGTCCCGGTCCGTCGGCGGCGCTGCGGATGCAGCACCAGTTCTTCGACAAGGTGGTGTACAAGAAGGTCCGCGACGCGATGGGCGGCCGGGTGCGGCACGCGATGTCGGGCGGCTCCGGCATGGACCGCCGGCTCGGGCTGTTCTTCGCGGGCGCCGGGGTGACGGTTTTCGAGGGGTACGGGCTGACCGAGTCGACGGCCGCGGCGACGGCGAATCCGCCCGAGCGCACCCGGTACGGCACGGTCGGGCAGCCGATCCCGGGAACGTCGGTGCACATCGCGGACGACGGCGAGGTGTGGGTGTGCGGGCCGAACCTCTTCTCCGGCTATCTGGGCAACCCCGAGGCCACCCGGGCGGTGCTGCGGGACGGCTGGCTGGCGACCGGGGACCTCGGTTCGCTGGACGAGGACGGCTATCTGACGATCACCGGGCGGAAGAAGGAGATCCTGGTGACGTCCGGCGGCAAGAGCGTCTCCCCGGCCGGCCTGGAGGAGCGCGTACGGGCGCATCCGCTGGTGGCCCAGTGCATCGTCGTCGGCAACGACCGCCCGTACATCGCGGCGCTCGTCACCGTGGACCAGGAGTCCGTGGACCACTGGCTGTCGATGCAGGGCCGCGCCCCGCTCGGCCCGGCCGAGCTGGTGCGGGACCCGGACCTGGAGATGGAGGTCCGCCGGGCGGTGGTGGCCGCCAACACGGCCGTGTCCCAGGCCGAGTCCATCCGCACGTTCCGGATCCTGGCCCATCCCTTCACCGAGGACGTGGGGCTGCTGACTCCCTCGCTGAAGCTGAAGCGGAAGGCGATCGAGACGGCGTACGCGGTCGAGGTCGACGCGCTCTACCACTGA
- a CDS encoding aldo/keto reductase: protein MSQVPSITLNNGLDMPQLGFGVWQVPDDEAEKAVATAIETGYRSIDTAAIYENETGTGKAIAASGVARDELFVTTKLWNSEQGHDSTLRAFDASLDKLGLDYVDLYLIHWPVPAKDAYTDTYKAFEKILADGRAKAIGVSNFHPEHLKRLLAETSVVPAVNQIELHPQLQQAEARAFHAEHGIATEAWSPLGQGKGLLEVPTVVAVSQKHGRTPAQVVLRWHLQTGNIVIPKSVTPSRIKENLDVFDFELDADDLAAFTALDEGKRLGPDPAEFNLGA from the coding sequence GTGAGCCAGGTCCCCTCCATCACCCTCAACAACGGCCTCGACATGCCGCAGCTCGGTTTCGGTGTCTGGCAGGTGCCGGACGACGAGGCGGAGAAGGCGGTCGCCACGGCCATCGAGACCGGGTACCGGAGCATCGACACCGCCGCGATCTACGAGAACGAGACGGGCACCGGCAAGGCCATCGCCGCCTCCGGCGTCGCGCGCGACGAGCTCTTCGTCACCACGAAGCTGTGGAACAGCGAGCAGGGCCACGACAGCACGCTGCGCGCCTTCGACGCCTCGCTCGACAAGCTCGGCCTGGACTACGTCGACCTGTACCTGATCCACTGGCCGGTTCCGGCGAAGGACGCGTACACCGACACGTACAAGGCCTTCGAGAAGATCCTCGCCGACGGCCGCGCGAAGGCCATCGGTGTGTCGAACTTCCACCCCGAGCACCTGAAGCGGCTGCTCGCCGAGACCTCCGTGGTCCCCGCCGTCAACCAGATCGAGCTGCACCCGCAGCTCCAGCAGGCCGAGGCCCGAGCCTTCCACGCCGAACACGGCATCGCCACGGAGGCCTGGTCGCCGCTGGGCCAGGGCAAGGGCCTCCTGGAGGTGCCCACGGTCGTCGCGGTCTCCCAGAAGCACGGCCGCACCCCCGCCCAGGTGGTGCTGCGCTGGCACCTGCAGACAGGAAACATCGTGATCCCGAAGTCCGTGACCCCGTCGCGGATCAAGGAGAACCTCGACGTGTTCGACTTCGAGCTGGACGCCGACGACCTCGCCGCCTTCACGGCCCTGGACGAGGGCAAGCGCCTCGGTCCGGACCCGGCGGAGTTCAACCTCGGCGCCTGA
- a CDS encoding RICIN domain-containing protein: MSGELAPVVEAGPYRLRNVGSKLVLEVYGAAKGSGARVQQGEDDGTAAQVWQLSPVHEGAALFHLVNEHSGKRLDVANADTSNGTRIQQWKANNFGAQEWLIEQHPQTPGTVTLVSFISGLVMEVADGSTEAGGTVQQWEDTDSPFQWWQLEPVPRASGSRPPGSG; encoded by the coding sequence ATGAGCGGCGAACTCGCTCCGGTCGTCGAGGCGGGGCCGTACCGCCTGCGCAACGTCGGCAGCAAGCTGGTGCTGGAGGTGTACGGCGCGGCGAAGGGCAGCGGGGCCCGGGTCCAGCAGGGCGAGGACGACGGGACGGCGGCCCAGGTGTGGCAGCTCTCCCCGGTGCACGAGGGCGCGGCCCTCTTCCACCTGGTCAACGAGCACAGCGGGAAGCGGTTGGACGTGGCGAACGCCGACACGTCCAACGGCACTCGGATCCAGCAGTGGAAGGCCAACAACTTCGGCGCCCAGGAGTGGCTGATCGAGCAGCACCCGCAGACACCCGGGACAGTGACGCTGGTGAGCTTCATCAGCGGGCTGGTCATGGAGGTCGCGGACGGTTCCACCGAGGCAGGGGGCACGGTTCAGCAGTGGGAGGACACCGACTCCCCCTTCCAGTGGTGGCAGTTGGAGCCCGTGCCACGGGCTTCCGGGAGCCGGCCCCCCGGAAGCGGATGA